GCATGctggtgctgtgctctggggcCATGGAGCAGCGGTGGgtgcccctcctgctgctcctggtgccCTGGCTTCCGGGGCTCCacccctgcctgctctgctttggGCCCCCCGTTCAGTGGGCCCGGCTCTGCCGTGAGATCGCCAGGAGCTCTCAGAAGGActcccagcaccagcactgcctggAGGCCCTCGCAGAGGCTGCTGTGCCACTTGCCCCTGTCACTGTGGGTGGGTGGTGGGACCCCAGGGATACCCACCCCAACGGGACCTTCTGCCCAAGGGCAGCGGCCCTGACTGGCACCCTAGGGACCACCATCTCAACGGGACGCTCGGAGGAGCATTCTGGGGGCCCTGAAGCATGCCACGGTCTCCCCGGCCCTGAGGTGGATGCCCCCAGGCACCCCTCAGCCCCGTCTGGCACTCTCCTAACTCTGGTCTGGACCCCGGGGATCTCTGGGAACCCCCGACTTGCATGGAACGCCGGGGATcacccagccctgggcagggacACACTGGGGacttccagcagctcccagagctaCCCAAGGCCCCGGGGATCTTCAGGGATACCTGACCCTTCCCAGAACCCCTACGCCCTGACCAGGACTCCGGGAATCAGCCCCTCACGCTCCCCCAGCTCTTACTGGAACCCTCTAGCCCTGAGCCTCCAATCCTGACCCTGTGGTGGTCACAGTGCCCTTGTTGTGGTCCCAGGGTCAGGTCAGAGCGAAGCACTGCGGAAGATCATCATGGATGCCTTGCATTTACTGGAGAAGCAGAAGGACAAGAGTGAGCAGGGATGTGTGTGCGGATGAGACGTATAGGAGGTTAGGGGCACAGGGGACAGGACTCGGAGGGCTTGAATGGGGAACCGTGGGAATGTAGGATGTATGGAGTTCTGGGGTGGTGTCAGGGCATATTTGGGGAATCCTGAGGGTGTATGGGTTTCAGGGTATAGAGAGTCTGGTGCTTTGGGGGGGTATTTAGGGGCATATGGAACTCTGGGATGGGCATATGGGATCCAGATGAGTTGCACAGGGAATGTGTGGGATTAGTGGGGGCAGGAGCGTTGACATGGGGAGAATTGGGGGTGGGGACATTGTCTGATGTGGACATCTGTGAGCCCCCAGAGCCTTTCGAGGTGTCTCTGCAGGAAGCCATCCAAATGATTTGGGTGAAGCTGGGCCAGTTGGAGCAAGGTATGAGGCCAGCAGGGACCCCCGTCCAGGACTCTTGCCCAAGTGAACCCTGGGACTCCACCCGCCCAGCTTCCCCACCCGGGGCACGCAGACGCCCCCCTGGACATTTACACCCCAGAGATCCCCACTCTGGGCACCCCTTTCCTGGAGACACCCCCAGGGACCTCATGCCAGGGCTGGACGGGGGCTGAGCCCTTACAGCTCGTCACAGGGATGAGGACCCCTTGCGACCCCCAGTTTAACGATGCTTCCCCCAAccagctcctgcctgcatcCCCCCCTGCGGTGAGTGCCTCTCCCGTTCTGCCGCGGCCCCGTCCCCACCTTCCCCTCCTACCCCCCGACACTGCCGAGTTCCTCCCTCCCAGGGCACCAGCCGGCCGCCCGCGTCTTCCAGTGCGCGACCTGCCGCCTCGTGGACTGCCAGTTCCCTGTAGACTGCCCAGGTGGGGGCGCGGGGGCCGGGACATCGCTACCCAGGCTGTGTGTCTGCCCGTGTCTGCTGCGAGCACCGGCAGTCGCACGGGGGTGCAGCCGCTCCTGCAGGTGCGTGAGCGCGGGTGGGCTCAGCTGGCAATGCTCCCAGTTCAGGACGTGTGGGTCCACGAGGATGAAGCCATCACGCTGCACTGCGACGTGCCCTTCGCCGTCCCTCCTGAGCTGCAGGTTACGTGGATGTTTGCCAAGGATGTAAGCAGCATGCACGTGCAGTGCGCACAGACGTCAGGGGGATCTGGGCACGGGGGCATTGCCGCTTGTGTgcttggcagcagtgctgccggCTGCGGGGGACACTGCTTGTACATGATATGGATGTGCGCGCTGCAAGCAGCAAGTGTGAGAGCGCACAGGGCAGGAACAAGTGAGCACCCGCACGGAGGGTGAGCGTGAGCGTGAGCACGAGGTGGGTCACTGTGTGTGCAGCTTGTCGTGCACTTCTGTGAAGGAAGTGACCCGTGTGCGTGTTGTGCACCCTCGTGCGGCACGTGAGGAGCGTGCGTGGGGCGTGAGGTGCGAGGCACGTGCATGAGCGTAGGACACGAGGAGCACGTGGGGACACGAGAAGCACGCATGTGACACGGGTGCCTTTGCGAGCGTGCACCGATGGGCCGGGTTCCCCACGCCCCAGATACGCACGCAGGACCTGGCGCTgtttgaggagctgcagaggggcaTTGGGGAACCGCCCAGCCTGACCGTGCAGGACCCCACCCTGGGAACCATCGCCTGCCGCCTGGGGGCCGCCTCTGAGACCCTGGCCCGCAAGTACTTCTACCTCAACGGTGTGCATGGATCGGAAGCCAccagggcagcagtgggaccCTGGGATCCCTGGGTGCACGGGGTGGGAGGAGATGGGCTGCGGCGAGAGCAGGGTGCCTGCACGCCCGGGGCCCTGGTgagaggggagggcagagcaggtgTTCCCTGACCCCAGGTCCTCGTGGGGCTATGGGGCGTGTGGGGGCTCTGGGGGCCACCGGGTCTGTGccagagcaggggctgcaggggcacGTGGCTCCTGGCGGGAGTTCCCCACGTGCCCGCCTGGGTCCCTGCAGTGTCGGGGGGAAGCGTGGAGGCTGAGCAGGAGCTCCAGGCCCggttcagagctgtgctgcgcTGGCCCCAGGGCAGGGCCCCCCTGCACCTCACcacatccctgcagctggggctggtcCTTGGCGTCGCGGggctcgtgctgctgctgctgctgctgctgtaagtGCTGCTGGTGTGCTGCACTCACCGTTCCCGCGGCTGGGGTCCCTCACAGACCTGCGTCGGGTTCCCAAATCCCCCTGAAGTCCCAGCGCCTCAGGAATTCCTACGGACGTGAGGGGACCAGACGTCCCCCACAGCACAGACTGCTGTGACCCTCCACCTGACAGAGCTCTTATTTTCCCCTGGGACTCCCTTTGCCCTCTGACCACACTGGGGCTCCTCACTCACACCCAGGACCTCTCCACAGCACCCTGCTTCCCCCAGCCTCCTTAACTGCCCCTGAGACCCTGTCACTTTCCCTCACTTTCCCCAGAATCGCCGTAGTCCCTTTGGGACCCTGCTTACGTGCAGGTGACTCAGTTGCCCCCACGACCCCCGGTGCCCCCCGTGCGTTCACCCCTAGATCCTTCGGTTGCTCCCaggacccacagctgccccacggccctcttccctctcctccaaCAGATGGGGATATGAggtccccttccctctcctacTCTCTCTCCATCCTTCTTACCTCCTCCCAGGGCCTCCTGGCGATGCTGCCGAAAATCTCCGGAGCCTCCCAGACCCCCGTGACTCCCGGGCACCCCATGGACCTGGACACCAGGGCCTCAAAGGGAGTGTGGACTCCTGTGGACTTTCACCAGGCTCTTTCCCCGAGGGCCAAAACATCAGCAGTTGCTCATCGTGCGTTGTCCGCTGGGTGTAATGGGGACTCCCGGGGCCTTCCCCTGACTCTTTGCCCGTATGGAGTGGGGGAGAATTTGCCTTTGCTTCTGTTACAAATTATAATCATAATGTCTTAGctatttctgggagagagaAGGTATGGGACAGGAGGGGATGACTCAACCCCACAGAGGCAGGAGCCACTGTGCGCGCGGCCCCGGGAGAGCTGTGTGCCAGAGGGTCCGACGCAGCCAGGGAGCGCCTGTCGTCCCAACTCGCTGCTCgggcacagaggcagcagcgCAGCAGTGATGTGCTCTGAGAGCACAGAGCGGCCCGGCACAGGGCTGCACCGACACACCCGCACTGCCGCTGCCACGGAGCTTAATGCACTGCGGCTGTTCCCAAACGGAGCAAGCAAGTGAACGAGTCGCATCTCGTCCTCCGCACTGAGATCTCTCTGCGCTGAGAAGCACTTGTGCAAAGGCACGTAGATATCCTtgaagtgcaggagctggaaTCCTAAACTCATTTGATATGTGCCTGGACTCCTTGTCCTCATCACAACCTGTCCCCACCTCGGAGCCGCCCCAAGCGCCCTCCCGGATGGGCACTctggggcagtgctgcttcacAAGGAGCTCGGTTCAATAGGAGATCCACGGTGAGAAGGATTCCTGCAGTTTAAAGAGCAGCGAAAACGTGCGCTTGCCGGGAAAGACTTGAGCAAGGGAGATTCATCCTTGGTGGAAAGGATCGGGTCGGGGAACGCTGGGGCAAGCTGGATGCGGACAAGTTCCTGGGCGCTGAGGGATgcacccacagctgctgggggggctggCGGGTGTCACTGCGCGGCCACTCCCCATCAGCTTTGACTGACCGCGGCACCTGCGAGCAGCATCCAAAATCTGggggaaagcaaagagaagggggaaaggaggagggaaaccACAGCCCCTCTCTGCCCCCAGCCCACGCTCTGCAACACCGCAGTTCCCATCCATGCATGCCCCGATCTCCTCTGCCGCCCTCCACGCACACCCCAGCCCCTGCCATTCCTCACACCCAAACCATACCCCCTCTATGTACTCTCCAATCCCCTCTGTTGCCTTCTAAGCGCTCTCAGATCCCCGTGACCCACCCCATCCACCCGTGGATTCGTCCAGTTCCTAGCACCTCGGATGCCCTCCATTCTCACCGCGACCACTCAAGGTCTCTCCAGTCCCCAGTGTTTGCTCTCCCCGCTGGATGACTGGCATCCAAGTGTTTGTTCAAAAGCAGCGCTCTTCAGAGCTCCCAGCTACGCCGTTCCCAGTGGGAATTTCACCCAAGGAGCGGAGCACTCACGGCAGAGAGCATTGCAAGCACTCTTGCTGGCACAGGCgttgttttctttgcagctgtGTGCCAGGCACCACGGTCACTTTCTTCTCAGGCCATGTTTTCTGCGGGCCAGAAGGGAACCCGCTTTGATTCCCACCCCCAGGAGAAAGGAGGCTGTGTGGGTCAGACGCGCTCACCCCACCCACTGCAGAGGGCCCTACAAGTGCCTCTCCCGCTGCGGCCCCACAGCTCTGCGCGTCAGAgggagccctgtgctgcagccatgggTGAGTgcggggctggggagggctccTTGCAGGGCGCCGGGagaggctctgagcactgcccCCGATGGGGACCGGGGGCATCAGTGCGTGCAGAGGGCCGGACTCCCCTCCACCCCTCCGTGCCCGCCCTGCTGGGGACCCCAGCCGAGTCCTGCTTTGGAGCCAGGAATGTTTTCCTGCGAGAACTCGGCTCGGTGGGCTGTCGGTGCTGTGCTCCACCTGACCCTGCCTCGTGCGTGGCTTTGGGGACGGGGAAAGGGCAAGCTGCTCACCCCTTGGGCAGAGGAGCGGAGGCCTTCGGCTCCCCGTCTGGCACAGAGCGCAGCGTACGTTGTGTGTTCCTGCGTCTCACGTGTGAGTGCTGGAGCCGGGGGGTTTCCCACCTCACGTCTCAACGTTTTTacatcttttcccttttctagtAACCCAGTGCCTTCCACTCCTTGCTAGCGTGCTGGTCTTGGCCGCCCCAGGCCTCTCCGTGCCTGCACAAGCCCAGAACACCTCCAAGAAGACCTTCTCCAGCACTTGGACAAACACTCTGAAGAAAGACAGTAAGGAGCATTCCATGGGCATCGCGGTGCTCTCACCAACCCCATTGCCATTCCTTGGTCTGGGCCAACCAAGGAGTGCTCTCAGCGTCTCCTTGTGTCAGGTGAGATGTAACAACCACCTGTTTTCTGCCGCAGGTTGGCCCAAGGACTGCAGTGAGAtctctgcaggcagccccagTGGCGTCTACGTCATCCAGCCCTCAGGGCTCCACCCCATCGTGGTGTACTGTGAGATGAACGTGACAGGTGGGGGCTGGACGGTCATCCAGAGGAACCGCTACAACACAGACATCACCTGGGCCGAGTCCTGGAGCACCTACAAGTACGGCTTTGGGAACGTGCACAGCGACTACTGGCTGGGCACCGAGTACATCCACCAGATCGCCAAGCAGAAGGTGTACCGGGTCAGGTTCGTCATCCAGGATGCCTCCAACAACATCAGGTTCGCAGAGTACAACCTCTTCAGTGTGGACAACGAGTCCCAGGGCTACCGGCTGCGGCTGGGCTCCTACTCAGGGACAGCGGGGGATGCCATGGACTCGGACAATCCCAGTAACATGCACAACAACATGAAGTTCTCCACAAAGGATCGGGATCAGGACACTTCAAGGAAGAACTGTGCATCCCGCTCGGGGGGCGGGTGGTGGTACTCAGCGTGTTATTCCGTGCGGCTGAATTTCAAGGGCGGCATGACGtggggcagcctgtgccaaggGGACTGCAACTCCTCCCTCATCCTCATCAGACCAGCTCCGTACACATAGCGTCCCTTCCTCACTGGATGCAGCCAGaccagggctctgctgcagcgCTCGTTGCTGCCTGGGGTTCTGGGTGTGAGTGGGGCTGTTCCTCTATACCAATAGCTGTTTCCCTTTGCTCTTTTCCTGGAAATTAGCAACGGTCGCTGCTTTGTCTGTGGCCCGTCACCTGCGGTGGGTTTCTAGGGCCATCACTGGAACAAGACCGTATAAACGTTTTGGTTTTCCTGACCCAGCAATGACTCGTTCTCTTCCTGCCCTGAGGTTTCAGACGTTGGCAGAAAAATCTCATTCATT
The DNA window shown above is from Gallus gallus isolate bGalGal1 chromosome 19, bGalGal1.mat.broiler.GRCg7b, whole genome shotgun sequence and carries:
- the LOC112529957 gene encoding sperm acrosome membrane-associated protein 6 isoform X4, with product MGIWDPDELHRECVGLVGAGALTWGELGVGTLSDVDICEPPEPFEVSLQEAIQMIWVKLGQLEQAPACIPPCGHQPAARVFQCATCRLVDCQFPVDCPVQDVWVHEDEAITLHCDVPFAVPPELQVTWMFAKDIRTQDLALFEELQRGIGEPPSLTVQDPTLGTIACRLGAASETLARKYFYLNVSGGSVEAEQELQARFRAVLRWPQGRAPLHLTTSLQLGLVLGVAGLVLLLLLLLASWRCCRKSPEPPRPP
- the LOC112529957 gene encoding sperm acrosome membrane-associated protein 6 isoform X1 yields the protein MLVLCSGAMEQRWVPLLLLLVPWLPGLHPCLLCFGPPVQWARLCREIARSSQKDSQHQHCLEALAEAAVPLAPVTVGSGQSEALRKIIMDALHLLEKQKDKKPFEVSLQEAIQMIWVKLGQLEQAPACIPPCGHQPAARVFQCATCRLVDCQFPVDCPVQDVWVHEDEAITLHCDVPFAVPPELQVTWMFAKDIRTQDLALFEELQRGIGEPPSLTVQDPTLGTIACRLGAASETLARKYFYLNVSGGSVEAEQELQARFRAVLRWPQGRAPLHLTTSLQLGLVLGVAGLVLLLLLLLASWRCCRKSPEPPRPP
- the LOC112529957 gene encoding sperm acrosome membrane-associated protein 6 isoform X2; the protein is MLVLCSGAMEQRWVPLLLLLVPWLPGLHPCLLCFGPPVQWARLCREIARSSQKDSQHQHCLEALAEAAVPLAPVTVGSGQSEALRKIIMDALHLLEKQKDKTPACIPPCGHQPAARVFQCATCRLVDCQFPVDCPVQDVWVHEDEAITLHCDVPFAVPPELQVTWMFAKDIRTQDLALFEELQRGIGEPPSLTVQDPTLGTIACRLGAASETLARKYFYLNVSGGSVEAEQELQARFRAVLRWPQGRAPLHLTTSLQLGLVLGVAGLVLLLLLLLASWRCCRKSPEPPRPP
- the LOC112529957 gene encoding sperm acrosome membrane-associated protein 6 isoform X3, with translation MPCIYWRSRRTRVSRDVCADETYRSSCLHPPLRAPAGRPRLPVRDLPPRGLPVPCRLPRWGRGGRDIATQAVCLPVSAASTGSRTGVQPLLQVRERGWAQLAMLPVQDVWVHEDEAITLHCDVPFAVPPELQVTWMFAKDIRTQDLALFEELQRGIGEPPSLTVQDPTLGTIACRLGAASETLARKYFYLNVSGGSVEAEQELQARFRAVLRWPQGRAPLHLTTSLQLGLVLGVAGLVLLLLLLLASWRCCRKSPEPPRPP
- the LOC112530086 gene encoding fibrinogen-like protein 1-like protein isoform X1, whose translation is MVTQCLPLLASVLVLAAPGLSVPAQAQNTSKKTFSSTWTNTLKKDSWPKDCSEISAGSPSGVYVIQPSGLHPIVVYCEMNVTGGGWTVIQRNRYNTDITWAESWSTYKYGFGNVHSDYWLGTEYIHQIAKQKVYRVRFVIQDASNNIRFAEYNLFSVDNESQGYRLRLGSYSGTAGDAMDSDNPSNMHNNMKFSTKDRDQDTSRKNCASRSGGGWWYSACYSVRLNFKGGMTWGSLCQGDCNSSLILIRPAPYT
- the LOC112529957 gene encoding sperm acrosome membrane-associated protein 6 isoform X5, with amino-acid sequence MDALHLLEKQKDKKPFEVSLQEAIQMIWVKLGQLEQAPACIPPCGHQPAARVFQCATCRLVDCQFPVDCPVQDVWVHEDEAITLHCDVPFAVPPELQVTWMFAKDIRTQDLALFEELQRGIGEPPSLTVQDPTLGTIACRLGAASETLARKYFYLNVSGGSVEAEQELQARFRAVLRWPQGRAPLHLTTSLQLGLVLGVAGLVLLLLLLLASWRCCRKSPEPPRPP